The stretch of DNA CCAAACGCTCGATGGAACTACTCGACTATCTCGGTGTTGCAGATCGGGCGAAGAATCTTCCGTCGATGCTGTCAGGGGGACAACAGCAGCGAGTCGCCGTCGCACGGGCGCTGGCGAATCGGCCCAGCGTGATTCTCGCTGATGAACCCACCGCTGCTCTCGACAGTCACCGTGGTCGGCAGGTGATGGAACTTTTCGCCCAAGTCGCCCATGACCAGCAGGCAGGAGTCATCGTTGTGACTCACGACCAACGCTCACTGGACGTGTTCGACACGCAATACGAAATGGAAGACGGCAGGTTATTCTCCCCGAAGGCGGCACACGCTTAGTTTATTGAGCGTATTCGGGTCGGCTGAATGCACTGCGGGACACGTTCGGATATTCCGTTTCCACTGCTTACCAATTCACCCGCTCCGTTGGCCAAGCCTTGACTCGCTGTGCCTTACACAATATAGTGTAATAGTGTAGAACTGGAGACGACATGAAGACAAGAACCGAAAAAAACGCTGATGCCGGTTGCTGCGCCAAGCCCAACTTGAAAGAGCGACCGTTGCTCTCACCGATTCAGGCGGGCGGGTTGGCCGCAGTGTTCAAGGTGCTGGCCAACGATACCCGGCTTCGGCTCTTGCACGCCTTGGTGCGGGCAGGCGAACTCTGTGTGACCGACCTTGCTGCCTCGGTCGGCATGAAACCACAGGCGGTATCGAACCAGCTTCAACGCCTGTCGGACCTCGGAATCTTGGCGGCTCGGCGGGAAGGTAACAGTGTCCACTACCGGCTCGTGGACTTATGCGTTCGGTCGCTGATGGACCAAGGTTTGTGCCTCATGGAAGAAGTTAGCGACCGCAGCCAACGTCGGACGAGGGCTGGCTGCGAATGAAGTGACGAGTTGCCGTGGCAATCGAAATGGAGATTTGTCCGTGAAAAAAGTCGTGTTCGTTTGCGTCGAGAACTCCAACCGCAGCCAGATGGCCGAGGCGTTTGCCCGGATTCACGGGGCGGGGAAGGTTGAGGCGCTTAGCGCCGGATCACGCCCATCTGGACGAGTAAACCCGAAGGCAATTGAGGCCATGAAGGAACTCGGCTACGACCTGACCACACATACTTCGAAAGGGCTGGAAGCATTTAACGGCAAGGAAGTCGAGGTCGCCGTCACGATGGGCTGCGGCGACGAATGCCCGCTAGTCCTCGCCAAGCAACGAGTGGACTGGAAGATTCCCGATCCGAGAGACATGACCCCAGAACAATTTCGGGAAGTGCGGAATCTGATCGAAACCAAAGTCAAGGAACTGATTCAAACGCTGTAAGTGCGGCGTTGAAAAAGGAGAAGAAATGGCGACTATCCAAGTTTTTGACAAGCCGTTGTGCTGCTCAAGTGGAGTCTGTGGCCCAGACGTTGATCCGGCACTCGTGATGTTTTCAGCCGACCTTCAGTGGTTAGAGCGGCAGGGCGTCCAAGTGCAGAGAATCAATCCTGCGCACCAACCAGCCCTATTCGCAGCAAGTGAGCTTGTGCGAGAAGAGTTGAAACAACACGGAAGCGACTGCTTGCCCGTGGTTGTTGTGAATGATTCGGTTGTCAGCCGAGGCGTCTTTCCAAGTCGCTCTCAATTGGCGGGCTGGACTGGAATCACTCTCGATTCTCTTCCTGAACTTCCCGTGACGAACACCGGCTGCTGCGGTGACACTGAAGGCAAGAAGCGCTCATCGTCCTCGTGTTGCTCCTAACTGCTAGAACTGAGGTTGAAAATGCGTCTCTTGGAACAACCGACACGACTACTGTTTTTCACGGGCAAAGGAGGGGTCGGCAAGACATCCTTGGCGTGTGCCACGGCGGTTGCACTTGCAGATCAAGGCAAGATCGTCTTGCTGGTCAGCACGGACCCGGCTTCCAACCTTGGGCAAGTCTTTGGGGTAACGATTGGCGAGCATGACCCCATTGCGATCCCCGACGTTCCCGGCCTATACGCCCTGAATATCAATCCTGAAGCAGCGGCACAGGCGTATCGAGATCGGATTGTCGGACCCGTGCGTGATGTGTTGCCTGCCGAGACGATTAAAGGGATGGAAGAGCAGTTATCCGGGGCTTGCACCACAGAGATCGCAGCCTTCGACGAGTTTACGGGGTTGCTGGCCGATGATGCGGCAACCGCAAAGTACGATCACGTCATTTTTGATACGGCACCCACCGGCCACACGCTCCGGCTCCTTCAATTGCCAACGGCATGGAGCAACTATCTTGATTCCAATGAATCCGGTGCTTCTTGCTTAGGGCCACTATCAGGCTTGGCGAAACAGCGGCAACAATACGCTCATGCAGTTGCACAACTGGCAAACGGAGACGCCACAACGGTTGTGCTTGTCTCACGCCCCCAGAAAGCATCTCTGGTAGAAGCAGATCGCACCAGTCATGAACTGGCGACTTTGGGCATCGTAAACCAGCAACTCGTCATCAACGGGATCATGCCAGAGAATGGCAGCCACGATCCTTTGGCCGTAGCACTGCGGGAGCGAGAAAAGGCTGCAATACTCTCCCTGCCTACGGCACTCGTGTCATTGCCGATGGATCAAGTTCCTTTGCAGCCCAGAAACATGGTTGGACTAGCCGCATTACGGGCCTTTCTTTCTGAGAAGTCGGATGCGTTACCTGCGCCGCAGAGTGCAACACCACCAGTCCCTCTTTCTTTGCCACCGCTGTCTCAATTGATTGATGAGATTGAAAAAGACCAGCATGGACTGGTGATGGTGATGGGAAAAGGCGGAGTTGGTAAAACGACTGTCGCTGCTGCAATTGCCGTCGATCTTGCTGCCCGTGGTCATGCAGTGCATCTGACAACGACCGACCCAGCGGCCCATCTGTCGATGACGGTGGAATCGACGTTTCCCAATCTGGCGGTGAGTCGAATCGACCCGCAGGTTGAGCGAGATCGTTACCGTCAGCATGTCATGGAGACAAAAGGGCAGAATCTCGATGAGGCGGGGCGAACTCTTCTGGAGGAGGATTTACGTTCGCCCTGCACAGAGGAAATCGCCGTGTTTCAGGCATTGTCACGGGTCATGCGGGAGTCCAAAGAGAAATTCGTGGTTGTCGATACTGCACCCACAGGCCACACGCTTCTCTTGCTCGATGCCACGGGTGCCTACCACCGTGACGTCGTCCGCAACATGCAAGCTGGATCGCATGCGGTCACTCCCATGATGCGGTTGCAAGACCCGAAGCAAACCAAAATGGTGATCGTCACCTTGCCCGAAACGACTCCTGTGCTGGAGGCCGAAGCGCTTCAGGCCGATTTGCGTCGAGCCGGAATTGAGCCTTGGGCGTGGGTCATCAATTCTTCCTTGTCTGCGGCCTCACCAACAGACCCACTGCTTGTCGCACGAGCCGCAGAAGAACGGCAGCACGTCGAGCGAGTCCAGAAATCCGTCTCACTAGTGGCGATCATTCCGTGGCTTACGCAAGAGCCAACTGGAAGCGAGCGGCTGCTGGAGCTTTCACGATCAAAAGCGGAATCCTGCGTCTCGACCTGATTGCTTTGTAATCGATGTCATCACCAACTCACTCGTTCTGACCCCGCCGCCAGTTGTTCTTCGGACTTCTGGCTATAGCGGCTGGTAGTGTTCAGGTTCTCATGTCCAAGGATTTGGGCCAGCGAAACCAGATCGTTCCCATTGTCGGCCAAGAACTGCTTGGCGAATGAATGCCGGAAGACGTGAGGATGAAGCCGCACGCCAATCAAGGCGCTGTATTTCCGGCACAGTGAACGAACTCCGTCATCGGTAATTGGGCCACGCTCACCGATGAATACGTTGGGTTCGGCCACGGGCGGGCGAGTTTCGAGATAAACCTGCATCGCCTTGCGTGCAGCCAGTGGCAATGGAACCGTTCGTTGCTTGTTCCCTTTGCCGTGCCGAAACACCACCGAGCCAGCCCGTTCCAAAATCAAAAGGTCGTTCAGTTCAAGATTCACGAGATCGCTCACACGGCATCCGGTGTAGAGCAGCAAATGAAAGATCGCTGCTCCCCGAATGTCCTGCCGAAGCTCAATCTCCCGAA from Planctopirus ephydatiae encodes:
- the arsA gene encoding arsenical pump-driving ATPase encodes the protein MRLLEQPTRLLFFTGKGGVGKTSLACATAVALADQGKIVLLVSTDPASNLGQVFGVTIGEHDPIAIPDVPGLYALNINPEAAAQAYRDRIVGPVRDVLPAETIKGMEEQLSGACTTEIAAFDEFTGLLADDAATAKYDHVIFDTAPTGHTLRLLQLPTAWSNYLDSNESGASCLGPLSGLAKQRQQYAHAVAQLANGDATTVVLVSRPQKASLVEADRTSHELATLGIVNQQLVINGIMPENGSHDPLAVALREREKAAILSLPTALVSLPMDQVPLQPRNMVGLAALRAFLSEKSDALPAPQSATPPVPLSLPPLSQLIDEIEKDQHGLVMVMGKGGVGKTTVAAAIAVDLAARGHAVHLTTTDPAAHLSMTVESTFPNLAVSRIDPQVERDRYRQHVMETKGQNLDEAGRTLLEEDLRSPCTEEIAVFQALSRVMRESKEKFVVVDTAPTGHTLLLLDATGAYHRDVVRNMQAGSHAVTPMMRLQDPKQTKMVIVTLPETTPVLEAEALQADLRRAGIEPWAWVINSSLSAASPTDPLLVARAAEERQHVERVQKSVSLVAIIPWLTQEPTGSERLLELSRSKAESCVST
- a CDS encoding arsenate reductase ArsC, encoding MKKVVFVCVENSNRSQMAEAFARIHGAGKVEALSAGSRPSGRVNPKAIEAMKELGYDLTTHTSKGLEAFNGKEVEVAVTMGCGDECPLVLAKQRVDWKIPDPRDMTPEQFREVRNLIETKVKELIQTL
- a CDS encoding tyrosine-type recombinase/integrase → MSDFRPEDRQNTNDNVFRGLLVGEQESSLVATYLAQHDFSPNTRKAVVNDLRKFARWFTESNREPFNLRRVTTRDVTDFRSYLHREKKQAVASVNRALVLIRKFFDFAVQQGVVSSNPAKAVKELRRQQLAPKGLDRADVRRLLREIELRQDIRGAAIFHLLLYTGCRVSDLVNLELNDLLILERAGSVVFRHGKGNKQRTVPLPLAARKAMQVYLETRPPVAEPNVFIGERGPITDDGVRSLCRKYSALIGVRLHPHVFRHSFAKQFLADNGNDLVSLAQILGHENLNTTSRYSQKSEEQLAAGSERVSW
- the arsD gene encoding arsenite efflux transporter metallochaperone ArsD, which encodes MATIQVFDKPLCCSSGVCGPDVDPALVMFSADLQWLERQGVQVQRINPAHQPALFAASELVREELKQHGSDCLPVVVVNDSVVSRGVFPSRSQLAGWTGITLDSLPELPVTNTGCCGDTEGKKRSSSSCCS
- a CDS encoding ArsR/SmtB family transcription factor; amino-acid sequence: MKTRTEKNADAGCCAKPNLKERPLLSPIQAGGLAAVFKVLANDTRLRLLHALVRAGELCVTDLAASVGMKPQAVSNQLQRLSDLGILAARREGNSVHYRLVDLCVRSLMDQGLCLMEEVSDRSQRRTRAGCE